In the genome of Hymenobacter cellulosivorans, one region contains:
- a CDS encoding HTTM domain-containing protein, with translation MESSRPAPASLPFLTFLGRPFTLDLRALALLRAAVAGVVLLDLGIRSTDLEAHYSNQGVLPVAALYDHLWTPYQFSLHAATGLWQLQALLFGLAAGCAVALLLGYHTRLATLLSWILLVSVQNRNPMIGQGGDDLLRMLLFWGLFLPWGRVWSRDARQRGPVLSYAYCSAATVAYVVQLALLYWCTALLKFGPEWTQQGTALYYALSLDQLVLPLGKVLYPYPALLRILTLGTWYGELLVPFLLFLPFGVRRARLAFLFLTLSFHLGVSLTLFVGLFFIICSVAGLGLLPASTLSWLQTQALRLWAYWQQHAAKTRQFALHWPRLPWRLEQQPTGLGPATRVLLRGAREAVVGVLLLYVCWWNLDGIATTPSLLMSEPLRWLGYAFRVDQHWGMFAPTVFKDDGWYILEGSTPDGRLLDLNRGGQPASYGKPAAVVSLFSNDRWRKYSENYLFVSNEWMRPYYCNYLLRKWRENPANPPLSHLVVVYMKEVSLPDYQVAEPTREVLCECQ, from the coding sequence GTGGAATCTTCTCGTCCCGCCCCGGCGTCGCTTCCTTTTCTCACTTTTCTGGGTCGTCCGTTTACCCTCGATTTACGGGCTCTGGCCTTGCTGCGGGCGGCTGTAGCCGGCGTAGTCCTGCTCGACCTGGGTATTCGCAGCACCGACCTGGAAGCGCACTATTCCAACCAGGGAGTGCTGCCCGTGGCGGCGCTCTATGACCACCTCTGGACGCCCTACCAGTTTTCCCTGCACGCTGCCACCGGCCTGTGGCAGCTGCAGGCCCTGCTCTTCGGCTTGGCGGCCGGGTGCGCCGTGGCGCTGTTGCTAGGCTACCACACCCGGCTGGCCACGCTGTTGTCCTGGATTTTGCTGGTGTCGGTGCAGAACCGCAACCCGATGATCGGGCAGGGCGGCGATGATTTGCTGCGTATGCTGCTCTTCTGGGGTCTGTTTCTGCCCTGGGGCCGGGTGTGGTCACGGGATGCCCGGCAGCGGGGCCCGGTCCTATCGTATGCCTACTGCAGCGCGGCCACCGTGGCCTACGTGGTGCAGCTGGCTTTGCTGTACTGGTGTACCGCCCTGCTCAAGTTTGGGCCCGAGTGGACTCAGCAGGGCACCGCGCTGTACTACGCGCTTAGTCTCGACCAGCTGGTGCTGCCCCTGGGCAAGGTGCTGTATCCTTATCCTGCGCTGCTGCGAATTCTCACGCTGGGTACCTGGTATGGCGAGTTGCTAGTACCGTTTCTGCTGTTTCTGCCGTTTGGGGTACGCAGAGCCCGTCTGGCTTTTCTGTTCCTGACGCTGAGCTTCCACCTAGGCGTGAGCCTGACGCTATTTGTTGGGCTTTTCTTCATTATCTGCTCCGTAGCTGGTCTGGGACTGTTGCCCGCCTCCACTCTGAGCTGGCTGCAAACTCAGGCCTTGCGGCTCTGGGCATACTGGCAGCAGCACGCGGCAAAGACCAGGCAGTTCGCTTTGCACTGGCCCCGGCTTCCCTGGCGGCTTGAGCAGCAGCCCACCGGGCTTGGGCCGGCTACCCGGGTATTGCTGCGGGGTGCGCGCGAGGCTGTGGTGGGCGTGCTGCTGCTCTACGTATGCTGGTGGAACCTCGACGGTATTGCTACCACCCCCAGCCTGCTGATGAGCGAGCCGCTACGCTGGCTGGGCTATGCCTTTCGGGTTGACCAGCACTGGGGCATGTTTGCCCCCACGGTATTTAAAGACGACGGCTGGTATATTCTGGAAGGTAGCACCCCGGATGGCCGCCTGCTGGACCTGAACCGGGGCGGGCAGCCGGCTTCGTACGGCAAGCCCGCGGCCGTGGTCAGTCTGTTTTCGAATGACCGGTGGCGCAAGTATTCGGAGAATTATCTGTTTGTCTCCAACGAATGGATGCGGCCTTATTACTGCAACTACCTGCTGCGGAAGTGGCGGGAAAATCCGGCCAACCCGCCTTTAAGTCATCTGGTGGTCGTGTATATGAAGGAAGTGTCCTTGCCCGATTATCAGGTAGCCGAACCCACGCGCGAGGTGCTCTGTGAGTGCCAGTGA